A stretch of Caballeronia sp. NK8 DNA encodes these proteins:
- a CDS encoding MBL fold metallo-hydrolase, producing the protein MVITNSQSSTNVEEIAAGVYRINTPVVLPGDAGGFSFNQYLIVDDEPLLFHTGPRRMFPLVREALASVIEPARLRHIAFSHVEADECGSLNEWLAVAPDAAPLCGTIAAMVSITDLADRAPVALADGQAVSLGRHSVRWIDTPHLPHAWECGFMMEESTRTLLCGDLFTQGGATLPALTTSDILGPSEAFRRSMDYFSHTRNADAMFERLAQLEPTTLACMHGSAWNGDGAGLLRALAQSVRQ; encoded by the coding sequence ATGGTCATCACGAACTCGCAGTCGTCCACGAACGTCGAGGAAATCGCCGCCGGGGTGTATCGCATCAACACGCCGGTGGTGCTGCCCGGCGACGCAGGCGGTTTCTCTTTCAACCAGTATTTGATCGTCGACGACGAACCGTTGCTCTTTCATACCGGCCCGCGCAGGATGTTTCCGCTCGTGCGAGAGGCGCTCGCGAGTGTCATCGAGCCGGCGCGTCTGCGGCATATCGCGTTCTCGCACGTCGAGGCAGACGAATGCGGTTCGCTCAACGAGTGGCTGGCGGTGGCGCCCGATGCTGCGCCGCTGTGCGGCACCATAGCAGCAATGGTGTCCATCACGGATCTCGCCGATCGCGCGCCCGTCGCGCTCGCCGACGGACAGGCGGTTTCGCTCGGACGGCACAGCGTGCGATGGATCGACACGCCTCATCTTCCGCACGCATGGGAATGCGGCTTCATGATGGAGGAAAGCACGCGCACCCTGCTGTGCGGGGACCTCTTCACGCAAGGCGGCGCTACGCTGCCCGCGCTCACGACGTCCGATATCCTGGGTCCGAGCGAAGCGTTCAGGCGAAGCATGGACTACTTCTCGCACACCCGGAACGCCGACGCGATGTTCGAGCGCCTCGCTCAACTCGAGCCGACGACGCTGGCCTGCATGCATGGCAGCGCGTGGAACGGCGACGGCGCCGGGTTGCTGCGCGCTTTGGCCCAGAGCGTGCGTCAATGA
- a CDS encoding class I SAM-dependent methyltransferase — MLALTGCASSSPDSSHDSQSLDAAISGSQRSDKARARDVYRHPKETLQFFDLGSTQAVLEIAPGGGWYTDILAPYLHDAGQLYEAQYVSTSADLAAEDNATDAAYRRKLANAPTMYGNVVVGTLHAGQFMGFDAHERFDRVLTFRNIHNWIKDGQIDANLRAFYGALKHGGELGVEEHRARPGTSVQQMIDSGYVTEAYVIEHAQAVGFRLVARSEINANAKDTKDYPHGVWSLPPTYEGGDVDRARYAAIGESDRMTLRFVKP, encoded by the coding sequence ATGCTCGCGCTGACAGGTTGCGCGTCCTCGTCTCCCGATTCATCACATGATTCGCAATCTCTCGATGCCGCGATCAGCGGATCGCAGCGCAGCGACAAGGCGCGCGCCCGCGACGTCTATCGCCATCCGAAAGAAACGCTGCAGTTCTTCGACCTCGGCTCGACCCAGGCTGTGCTGGAAATCGCCCCGGGAGGCGGCTGGTACACGGACATCCTTGCGCCGTATCTGCATGACGCCGGGCAGCTTTATGAAGCGCAGTATGTCAGCACGTCCGCCGATCTCGCCGCCGAGGACAATGCGACCGATGCCGCTTACCGACGCAAGCTCGCGAACGCTCCGACGATGTATGGAAACGTCGTCGTCGGCACGCTGCACGCGGGCCAGTTCATGGGCTTCGACGCGCATGAACGTTTCGATCGCGTGCTCACGTTTCGGAACATCCATAACTGGATCAAGGACGGACAAATCGATGCGAATCTGCGCGCGTTCTATGGCGCGCTGAAGCATGGCGGTGAACTCGGCGTCGAGGAGCATCGCGCGCGGCCGGGGACGTCGGTGCAGCAGATGATCGATTCCGGCTACGTGACGGAAGCGTATGTCATCGAGCACGCGCAAGCGGTCGGGTTCAGGCTGGTTGCGCGCAGCGAGATCAACGCGAACGCGAAAGATACGAAGGACTATCCGCACGGCGTGTGGTCGCTGCCGCCGACCTACGAGGGCGGTGACGTCGACCGGGCGCGCTATGCCGCGATCGGAGAATCGGATCGCATGACGCTGAGGTTCGTCAAACCTTAG
- a CDS encoding phytanoyl-CoA dioxygenase family protein: MHESLKERLARAVTPALTEAFRRDGAVCVRNIFTEEEVALLRDGIERNLAAPSERAKVASRPDDPGWFFEDFCNWQSNDAYRSFIAKSAAPAVAGALMGCETVRLYHDHVLVKEPNTRQRTPWHQDQPYYNIVGGDNVSMWIPVDPVARESTLEFVAGSHRGPWLMPRTFMENEAKWFPEGSLADLPDIEADRAAHPIVGWALEPGDMVCFNMLTLHASGGVGGKARRRAFSIRFIGDDIRHTPRPWRTSPEFPGLASVLADGAPMDHPLFPVLWTARD; encoded by the coding sequence ATGCACGAAAGCCTGAAGGAGCGTCTTGCACGTGCCGTGACGCCGGCGCTGACGGAAGCGTTTCGTCGCGATGGCGCGGTGTGCGTGCGCAATATCTTCACGGAAGAAGAAGTCGCCTTGCTGCGCGACGGCATCGAGCGCAATCTCGCCGCGCCGAGCGAACGCGCCAAGGTCGCGAGCCGGCCCGACGATCCGGGCTGGTTTTTCGAGGACTTCTGCAACTGGCAGTCGAACGATGCGTACCGGAGCTTCATCGCCAAGTCCGCCGCGCCTGCGGTGGCCGGCGCGCTGATGGGCTGCGAGACCGTGCGGCTGTATCACGACCACGTGCTCGTGAAGGAGCCGAACACGCGCCAGCGCACGCCGTGGCATCAGGATCAGCCGTACTACAACATCGTCGGCGGGGACAACGTGAGCATGTGGATTCCCGTCGATCCGGTGGCGCGCGAGTCGACGCTCGAGTTCGTCGCGGGCTCGCATCGCGGGCCCTGGCTGATGCCGCGCACGTTCATGGAAAACGAGGCGAAGTGGTTCCCGGAAGGCAGCCTCGCGGATCTGCCGGACATCGAAGCCGATCGCGCCGCGCATCCGATCGTCGGCTGGGCGCTCGAACCGGGCGACATGGTCTGCTTCAACATGCTCACGCTGCATGCGTCGGGCGGCGTCGGAGGCAAGGCGCGGCGGCGCGCTTTCTCGATCCGCTTCATCGGCGACGACATCCGGCACACGCCGCGCCCGTGGCGCACTTCGCCCGAGTTTCCCGGACTCGCCTCCGTGCTGGCCGACGGCGCGCCGATGGATCATCCGCTGTTTCCGGTCTTGTGGACCGCGCGTGACTGA
- a CDS encoding alpha/beta hydrolase, whose product MASFSVRTLGFPEIRRAGRPCPLALRKGLALLVFLAEAKASVGRDACATMLWPEDREEVVRARLRRLLHRLPLALGDDVLITDRSTVRWSPAIDLEVDSRLFEQACDSGEFDQACRLYSGDFLEGFSPGDCPAFDEWAFFRREALRGRAIQAFERVVRDRNAAGDYAAAVAHASRLVELDPLSEVYGRHLIRNLLLAGDRATAQRHLEALTRRLRDELGVAPECETLALLDTSAISPSEELPSTRYASGDDIHLAFQTRGAGRFDVLVLPGFVSHVERVWEEPRCRAFLSALAGMGRLILLDRRGIGLSDRVGFNPGVDATARDIGTVLDAAGSRRVVLFGASEGGPACIRFAVDHPERVAGLILFGSLAKGTATHDYAHALQASQYDAWLGQLIAGWGGPAGIETFAPSLSGDPQARAWWAGMLRAASSPGAIKGVLETLRDMDVRHLLDRVSVPTLVLHRRDDRAVRVGAGRHLAGHIGKARFVELEGADHWAFAGDQHAVLDNIRQFLDSLAA is encoded by the coding sequence ATGGCTTCGTTCAGTGTCCGAACGCTTGGATTTCCGGAGATTCGTCGGGCCGGCCGGCCGTGCCCATTGGCCCTGCGCAAGGGCCTGGCCCTGCTGGTTTTTCTGGCCGAAGCGAAGGCCTCCGTCGGGCGCGACGCCTGCGCCACGATGTTGTGGCCGGAAGACCGCGAAGAGGTCGTGCGGGCGCGGTTGCGCCGACTGCTGCATCGTCTCCCGCTCGCGCTCGGCGACGACGTTCTGATCACGGACAGATCGACCGTTCGATGGTCGCCGGCGATCGACCTGGAGGTGGATTCCCGGCTGTTCGAGCAAGCCTGCGACAGCGGCGAGTTCGATCAGGCCTGCCGCCTGTATTCCGGCGACTTTCTCGAGGGTTTTTCGCCCGGCGACTGCCCCGCGTTCGACGAGTGGGCGTTCTTTCGCCGGGAAGCGCTCCGCGGCCGGGCGATCCAGGCCTTCGAGCGCGTGGTGCGCGACAGAAATGCAGCCGGCGACTACGCGGCGGCGGTCGCGCACGCGAGCCGTCTGGTCGAGCTCGATCCGCTCAGCGAAGTGTATGGCCGTCACCTGATCCGCAACCTTCTGCTCGCCGGAGACCGGGCCACGGCCCAGCGGCATCTCGAGGCCCTGACGCGACGCCTTCGCGACGAACTCGGCGTGGCGCCCGAGTGCGAGACCCTCGCGCTACTGGACACGAGCGCCATATCGCCGAGCGAGGAACTGCCGTCCACGCGCTACGCCAGCGGTGACGACATCCATCTCGCGTTCCAGACCCGCGGCGCCGGACGCTTCGACGTACTCGTGCTGCCCGGTTTCGTGTCGCATGTCGAGCGGGTCTGGGAGGAACCTCGTTGCCGGGCGTTCCTGTCCGCGCTCGCCGGAATGGGCCGCCTCATCCTGCTCGATCGTCGCGGCATCGGGCTTTCCGATCGGGTCGGATTCAATCCCGGCGTCGATGCGACCGCGCGCGACATCGGCACTGTGCTCGACGCCGCCGGCAGCCGTCGGGTCGTGCTGTTCGGCGCGTCGGAAGGCGGCCCGGCATGCATCAGGTTCGCCGTCGATCACCCTGAGCGTGTCGCGGGTCTGATTCTGTTCGGCTCGCTGGCGAAGGGGACCGCAACGCACGACTATGCTCACGCGCTGCAGGCAAGTCAGTACGACGCGTGGCTCGGGCAGCTCATTGCAGGGTGGGGCGGGCCGGCAGGCATCGAGACCTTCGCGCCCAGCCTGTCCGGCGATCCACAGGCGCGAGCGTGGTGGGCTGGCATGCTGCGGGCCGCGTCGAGCCCGGGCGCGATCAAGGGCGTGCTCGAGACCCTGCGCGATATGGATGTGCGGCATCTTCTGGACCGCGTATCCGTGCCGACTCTGGTGCTGCACCGTCGGGACGACCGCGCGGTTCGCGTGGGCGCCGGGCGGCATCTCGCCGGCCATATCGGGAAGGCGCGCTTCGTCGAACTCGAAGGTGCCGATCACTGGGCTTTCGCCGGAGACCAGCACGCCGTGCTCGATAACATCAGGCAGTTTCTCGACAGCCTTGCCGCGTAA
- a CDS encoding LysR family transcriptional regulator, which produces MKLQQLRTLVAVAEAGGIRGAARLLDASPAAITKSLRQLEEDVQMPLVNRTSSGVMLTEAGQALLVHARLMVGQMTRAHEAMGALRGAPRGKLTVAVTPWIAMTFLPETITRFCEKMPDVRLEFFEGLLSIANPRLRDGSLDFFIGRPAPGTSGVEFNYRPLFSSTCAVVGREGHPLLGCHSLADLRELDWVLTWDPANDGPNVDNMFSRHGVPMPRKIHLAHSFSIAISLLRQTDMVSVFPWPLVELSAPRERLCAFPLREQLEDAMVGVISRSGQPLSEASECFIACLIGTIRDGLESSSQQTRNVLRSVELLI; this is translated from the coding sequence ATGAAGCTCCAGCAACTTCGAACACTCGTGGCCGTCGCCGAGGCCGGTGGCATTCGCGGCGCGGCGCGCCTGCTCGACGCATCGCCCGCGGCGATCACCAAGAGCCTGCGCCAGCTCGAAGAAGACGTGCAGATGCCGCTCGTGAACCGAACGTCATCGGGAGTCATGCTGACGGAAGCGGGCCAGGCGCTGCTGGTCCATGCGCGGCTGATGGTGGGTCAGATGACGCGCGCTCACGAAGCGATGGGCGCGTTGCGCGGCGCGCCGCGAGGCAAGCTCACGGTCGCCGTGACGCCGTGGATCGCGATGACGTTCCTGCCGGAAACCATCACGCGGTTCTGCGAGAAGATGCCCGACGTGAGGCTCGAATTCTTCGAAGGCCTGTTGTCGATCGCCAATCCGCGACTGCGCGACGGCAGCCTCGACTTCTTCATCGGCCGGCCGGCGCCGGGCACGTCGGGTGTCGAATTCAACTATCGGCCGCTCTTCTCGTCGACCTGCGCGGTAGTGGGCCGCGAAGGCCATCCGCTGCTCGGCTGTCACTCGCTCGCGGACCTGCGCGAGCTCGACTGGGTTCTCACCTGGGACCCGGCCAATGACGGACCCAACGTCGATAACATGTTCTCGCGGCACGGCGTGCCGATGCCCCGCAAGATTCATCTGGCGCATTCGTTCTCGATCGCCATTTCGCTGCTGCGGCAGACCGACATGGTGAGCGTCTTTCCCTGGCCGCTCGTGGAACTGAGCGCGCCGCGCGAACGTCTATGCGCGTTTCCGCTGCGCGAACAACTCGAAGACGCGATGGTCGGCGTCATCTCGCGCAGCGGCCAGCCGCTCAGCGAAGCGTCCGAGTGCTTCATCGCGTGTCTGATCGGCACGATTCGCGACGGGCTGGAATCCTCCTCGCAGCAGACGCGCAATGTCCTGCGTTCCGTCGAATTGCTGATCTGA
- a CDS encoding ABC transporter substrate-binding protein — protein sequence MKKAIACLTLSMLALCAHAKDAAELRFGVDPSYAPFESKSPSGQLVGFEIDLGNEICRRLSVRCVWVETAFDGIIPALQGRKFEAILSAMSITPKRETQVAFSTPLFNTPSRLIGHQGADIRPAVEALKGKRIGVAQGSTQEAYAKAYWAPAGIEVVSYGNQEQVYTDLRSGRIDATLTDMISGSEGFLKTQQGAGYAFLGDPVTDAKTLGKGAAIGFRKDDAALREKVDGAIEAMKKDGTYLRIRQRYFDFDISSG from the coding sequence ATGAAAAAAGCGATTGCCTGTCTGACGTTGTCGATGCTCGCGCTGTGCGCCCACGCGAAGGATGCGGCGGAACTGCGCTTCGGCGTCGATCCCTCTTACGCGCCGTTCGAATCGAAGTCGCCTTCGGGGCAACTGGTGGGCTTCGAGATCGACCTCGGCAACGAAATCTGCCGTCGCCTGAGCGTGCGCTGCGTGTGGGTGGAAACGGCCTTCGACGGCATCATCCCCGCGTTGCAGGGACGCAAGTTCGAGGCGATCCTGTCGGCGATGTCGATCACGCCGAAGCGCGAGACGCAGGTTGCCTTCTCAACGCCGCTCTTCAATACGCCAAGCCGCCTGATCGGCCATCAGGGGGCCGACATCCGGCCGGCCGTCGAAGCGCTGAAAGGCAAGCGGATCGGCGTCGCGCAGGGTTCGACGCAGGAGGCCTACGCGAAGGCCTATTGGGCGCCGGCCGGCATCGAAGTGGTGTCGTACGGCAATCAGGAACAGGTCTATACGGACTTGCGCTCGGGGCGCATCGACGCCACGCTGACCGACATGATTTCGGGCAGCGAGGGCTTTCTCAAGACGCAGCAGGGCGCGGGCTACGCATTCTTGGGCGACCCCGTGACCGACGCGAAGACGTTGGGCAAGGGCGCGGCCATCGGCTTTCGCAAGGACGACGCCGCGCTGCGCGAGAAGGTCGACGGCGCGATCGAGGCGATGAAAAAGGACGGCACGTACCTCAGGATTCGCCAGCGCTACTTCGACTTCGACATATCGAGCGGTTGA
- a CDS encoding M20 aminoacylase family protein, translating into MNAPDDFLAIRDEMIALRRQIHAHPELGYEEFMTSDLVAQRLLDWGYEVHRGLAGTGVVGTLKCGDGSRRIGLRADMDALPVHERTGLPYASLTPGKMHACGHDGHTAMLLAAAKELARTRDFDGTLHLIFQPAEEGLAGARRMLEEGLLERFPCDAVFAMHNMPGYPAGHLGFRAGPFMASADQVTVRVIGHGGHGAMPHMTVDPVVVCSAIVLALQTVVSRNVAPLDMAVITVGAIHAGEASNVIPDEARMNISVRALRPAVRDELERRITQVIERQAAVYGARAEVNYEASYPVLVNDAEMTAFAEDVAREWLGDDRLIADLQPFTGSEDFAWILRQCRGCYLIIGNGDGEGSCMVHNPGYDFNDDILMTGARYWVRLVETFLA; encoded by the coding sequence ATGAATGCTCCAGACGACTTCCTTGCGATCCGCGATGAAATGATCGCGTTGCGGCGCCAGATTCACGCCCATCCCGAACTCGGCTACGAGGAGTTCATGACGAGCGATCTCGTCGCGCAACGCCTGCTCGACTGGGGTTACGAGGTCCATCGCGGACTTGCGGGCACCGGCGTGGTCGGCACGCTGAAATGCGGCGACGGTTCGCGCCGGATCGGCTTGCGCGCGGACATGGACGCGCTGCCGGTGCATGAGCGCACCGGTTTGCCTTACGCCAGCCTCACGCCCGGCAAGATGCACGCGTGCGGTCACGACGGCCACACGGCAATGCTGCTCGCAGCCGCTAAAGAGCTGGCCCGCACCCGCGACTTCGACGGCACTTTGCACCTCATCTTCCAGCCCGCCGAAGAAGGGCTCGCCGGCGCGCGGCGCATGCTCGAAGAGGGACTGCTGGAACGCTTTCCGTGCGACGCCGTGTTCGCCATGCACAACATGCCGGGCTATCCCGCCGGTCATCTCGGCTTTCGCGCAGGACCGTTCATGGCGTCCGCCGATCAGGTGACCGTGCGGGTGATCGGTCATGGCGGCCACGGCGCGATGCCGCATATGACGGTGGATCCTGTCGTCGTGTGCTCGGCGATCGTCCTCGCGCTGCAGACCGTGGTGTCGCGCAACGTCGCGCCGCTCGACATGGCCGTGATCACCGTGGGCGCGATCCACGCGGGCGAGGCGTCCAACGTGATTCCCGACGAAGCGCGCATGAACATCTCGGTGCGGGCCTTGCGCCCCGCCGTGCGCGACGAGCTGGAGCGGCGCATCACGCAGGTGATCGAACGCCAGGCGGCGGTGTACGGCGCACGCGCCGAAGTGAACTACGAGGCAAGCTATCCGGTGCTCGTGAACGACGCGGAGATGACCGCGTTCGCGGAGGACGTGGCGCGCGAATGGCTCGGCGACGATCGCCTGATCGCCGATCTCCAGCCTTTCACCGGCAGCGAAGACTTCGCGTGGATCCTGCGCCAGTGCCGTGGCTGCTATCTGATCATCGGCAATGGCGACGGCGAAGGCAGTTGCATGGTCCACAACCCCGGCTACGACTTCAATGACGACATCCTCATGACGGGCGCGCGCTACTGGGTGCGGCTCGTCGAAACCTTCCTCGCCTGA
- a CDS encoding type II toxin-antitoxin system HicB family antitoxin, whose protein sequence is MNTMHYSGYIARVEFDERDEIFVGRVLGVNSIISFHGESVAELRTAFVDAVDDYLADCKERGVAPDKPASGKLMLRIDPNIHAAISVAASAAGESINQWSEEVLGRAAREVLARAVHA, encoded by the coding sequence ATGAACACCATGCACTACAGCGGATACATCGCACGCGTCGAATTCGACGAGCGCGACGAGATCTTCGTCGGGCGCGTGCTCGGCGTGAATTCGATCATCAGTTTTCACGGCGAGTCCGTTGCAGAGCTGCGAACCGCATTCGTTGATGCAGTCGACGATTACCTCGCGGACTGCAAGGAGCGCGGCGTTGCGCCCGACAAGCCCGCATCGGGAAAGCTGATGCTGCGTATCGATCCGAATATTCATGCAGCGATCAGCGTGGCTGCGTCCGCAGCCGGCGAGAGCATCAACCAATGGTCCGAGGAAGTTTTGGGTCGGGCCGCGCGCGAGGTCCTTGCTCGCGCCGTGCACGCGTGA
- a CDS encoding type II toxin-antitoxin system HicA family toxin codes for MKAKHVRVLAAIFTTPTLGGIVFSDIEALVKALGGEVFEREGSRVKISLHGHEWRCHRPHPGKEAKRYQVEEAREFFERAGVSP; via the coding sequence ATGAAGGCCAAACACGTCCGCGTCCTTGCCGCGATCTTTACCACGCCCACCTTGGGCGGAATCGTGTTCTCCGACATCGAGGCGCTGGTGAAGGCGCTCGGCGGCGAAGTCTTCGAACGCGAAGGTTCGCGCGTGAAGATTTCGCTACACGGCCATGAATGGCGCTGCCACCGGCCGCACCCAGGCAAGGAAGCGAAGCGCTATCAAGTTGAAGAAGCCAGGGAGTTTTTCGAACGAGCGGGAGTCAGCCCATGA
- a CDS encoding ABC transporter substrate-binding protein yields MKRALLPVLLALAMVPASWPAMVQAQDPQTLRFGVDPSYPPFESKAADGSLVGFDIELGNAICAQLNQKCVWVEQSFDGMIPALKARKFDAILSAMSATASRRQQIDFTRRLYNGPSALIARSGTKLQPDAKALQGQRVGVVQGSTQESFARTEWATKGVTLVSYQTQDQIYQDLVTGRLDAAFQSSVQADYGFLKTPRGKGFALVGEPVNDNRVAGDVAIGVRKGDAALEDRLNQAIDAIRKNGNYQRVASKYFNFDIYGN; encoded by the coding sequence ATGAAACGTGCATTGCTTCCCGTGTTGCTCGCGCTCGCGATGGTGCCCGCGAGCTGGCCCGCGATGGTGCAGGCGCAGGATCCCCAGACGCTGCGCTTTGGCGTCGATCCGAGTTATCCGCCGTTCGAGTCGAAGGCGGCGGATGGCTCGCTCGTCGGCTTCGATATCGAACTCGGCAATGCGATCTGCGCGCAACTGAACCAGAAATGCGTCTGGGTGGAGCAGAGCTTCGACGGCATGATCCCGGCGCTGAAGGCGCGCAAGTTCGACGCGATCCTCTCCGCGATGTCGGCCACCGCGTCGCGCCGTCAGCAGATCGACTTCACCCGTCGCCTTTACAACGGCCCGTCGGCGCTGATCGCGCGTTCCGGCACGAAGCTGCAGCCGGATGCGAAGGCCTTGCAGGGACAGCGCGTCGGCGTCGTGCAGGGTTCGACGCAGGAGAGCTTCGCGCGCACCGAATGGGCGACGAAGGGCGTCACGCTCGTGTCCTATCAGACGCAGGACCAGATTTATCAGGACCTCGTGACGGGCCGGCTCGACGCCGCGTTCCAGTCGTCGGTGCAGGCCGACTACGGCTTTCTGAAGACGCCGCGCGGCAAGGGCTTCGCGCTGGTCGGCGAGCCGGTGAACGACAATCGCGTGGCGGGCGATGTCGCGATCGGCGTGCGCAAAGGCGACGCCGCGCTCGAAGACCGCCTGAATCAGGCGATCGACGCGATTCGCAAGAACGGCAACTATCAGCGCGTGGCGTCGAAGTACTTCAACTTCGACATCTACGGCAATTGA
- a CDS encoding MmgE/PrpD family protein: protein MTSLTQTLADFTVQTRFDDIPEAVVHETKRLLLDTIGCALGAVDTPSGRIALEYVNTLGGAPHASVVGSPRRSSATAAAYANARLANVLDADDTFPTSTHFGNATVFSALALAELDRRSGRDLLGAIAVGFDVGARIGSWMGAPMQIENGKVIGWNELGGPAATIAWAAIGASAHIARLDTRQANHAFGIGGSNSPQPTLRRWAESVEQPMYKYADAGWCAEIGVSCALLARLGSTGFTDILDGDNAFWKFYGSPGHDDHALLAGLGEDWQILNTTYKPWPCCRWIHHPLSAFAQLLDRHALRPDEITRVVVRANPFALTPIFREQQPRDPLSAEFSHAHALAALAYAIAPGPRWYEAATMNDARIAAFRERVTVTAEPSSSNIAEWMTGGQWRGVPGGVDIHARGAVFSATADHASGDPWTSATRFSDAQIRSKFGVMVGLDAAGDGPQEIRHAARELADIVMSLDALPVERLTASLDALSRAMRTQSEKQES, encoded by the coding sequence ATGACCTCGCTCACACAGACACTGGCCGATTTCACCGTACAGACGCGCTTTGACGACATTCCGGAAGCCGTCGTGCACGAAACAAAGCGCCTGTTGCTCGATACGATCGGCTGCGCGCTCGGCGCGGTCGATACGCCGAGCGGCAGGATCGCGCTCGAGTACGTGAACACGCTCGGCGGTGCGCCGCACGCGAGCGTCGTCGGCTCGCCACGGCGCAGCTCGGCGACGGCGGCCGCCTATGCCAACGCGCGCCTCGCCAACGTGCTCGACGCCGACGACACCTTCCCGACCTCGACGCACTTCGGCAACGCCACCGTGTTCTCGGCGCTGGCGCTGGCGGAGCTGGACCGGCGCAGCGGCCGCGATCTGCTTGGCGCGATTGCCGTTGGCTTCGATGTGGGTGCGCGCATCGGCAGCTGGATGGGTGCGCCCATGCAGATCGAGAACGGCAAGGTGATCGGCTGGAACGAGCTGGGCGGGCCTGCCGCGACGATCGCGTGGGCGGCCATCGGCGCGTCGGCGCACATCGCGCGGCTCGACACGAGACAGGCCAATCACGCGTTCGGCATCGGCGGCAGCAATTCGCCGCAGCCCACCTTGCGCAGGTGGGCGGAATCCGTCGAACAGCCGATGTACAAATATGCCGACGCCGGCTGGTGCGCGGAGATCGGGGTATCGTGCGCCCTGCTCGCGCGGCTCGGCAGTACGGGCTTCACGGACATACTCGACGGCGACAACGCGTTCTGGAAGTTCTACGGCTCGCCGGGTCACGACGATCACGCGCTGCTCGCCGGCCTCGGCGAAGACTGGCAGATTCTCAACACGACGTACAAGCCCTGGCCCTGCTGCCGCTGGATTCATCATCCGCTGAGCGCGTTCGCGCAGTTGCTCGACCGGCATGCGCTGCGCCCGGACGAGATCACGCGTGTCGTGGTGCGCGCCAATCCGTTCGCGCTCACGCCGATTTTCCGCGAACAGCAGCCGCGCGATCCGCTGAGCGCGGAGTTCAGTCATGCGCATGCGCTCGCCGCCCTTGCTTATGCGATTGCGCCGGGTCCGCGCTGGTATGAAGCCGCGACGATGAACGATGCGCGCATCGCGGCCTTCCGCGAGCGCGTGACCGTCACGGCGGAGCCTTCGTCATCGAACATCGCCGAATGGATGACGGGCGGTCAATGGCGCGGCGTGCCGGGCGGCGTCGACATCCATGCGCGCGGCGCGGTGTTCAGCGCCACGGCCGATCATGCGAGCGGCGATCCGTGGACATCGGCGACGCGTTTTTCCGATGCGCAGATCCGCAGCAAGTTCGGCGTGATGGTCGGTCTCGATGCGGCAGGCGATGGTCCGCAGGAGATTCGGCATGCGGCGCGTGAGCTGGCCGACATCGTGATGTCGCTCGATGCATTGCCCGTCGAACGGCTCACCGCGAGTCTCGATGCGTTGTCGCGTGCGATGCGTACGCAGTCTGAAAAACAGGAATCCTGA